A stretch of Clostridium formicaceticum DNA encodes these proteins:
- the rpsR gene encoding 30S ribosomal protein S18, with protein sequence MVNNRRKRKSKKKICAFCADKNNRIEYKEIQKLKKYITERGKILPRRISGNCAIHQRDLTIAIKRARHMALLPYTVE encoded by the coding sequence GGTTAATAACAGAAGAAAGCGTAAAAGCAAGAAAAAGATTTGTGCTTTTTGTGCAGATAAAAATAATCGTATAGAGTACAAAGAGATACAAAAACTTAAAAAATACATTACTGAAAGAGGCAAAATATTGCCTAGAAGAATCTCTGGAAACTGTGCAATCCATCAAAGAGATTTAACGATAGCTATTAAAAGAGCTAGACATATGGCGTTACTACCATATACAGTAGAGTAA
- a CDS encoding YibE/F family protein has translation MIVKKNRFIILTVLICISFSFASFAAAKPHTDTYEKVRGLVLREDILQDKALQVQIVEAKLLEGPFKDHIVQFKHPLVEGSKYNISLHKDMKVFLTIHIRNNELIAVGFIDIVRDFYLKIVFFLFVALLILFGGFQGVRSFFALLITAFCIIYVFIPLILKGHNFILSSIFVSFIIVITSFILISGFTRKSLSAIMGTIGGTITSAILAIYFGNKIYLTGISDEMLEMLVAYSSYAIDYRGLLYSGIIIGALGAVMDVSMTITSIIYEIKSKTPNIRMRTLFFSGLSVGRDIMATMTNTLILAYVGTSLPLLLIFIFSDMSFSDIINSQYIASEIIRSLCGSIGLIMTIPITSVVAAINS, from the coding sequence ATGATAGTTAAAAAGAATAGGTTCATTATATTAACAGTTTTAATATGTATAAGTTTTTCCTTTGCTTCTTTTGCTGCTGCAAAACCTCACACGGACACCTACGAAAAAGTAAGAGGGCTTGTTTTAAGAGAAGATATCCTACAAGATAAGGCACTTCAAGTACAAATTGTTGAAGCTAAACTGTTGGAAGGACCTTTTAAAGATCATATAGTACAGTTTAAACATCCATTGGTAGAAGGATCTAAATATAATATCTCTCTACATAAAGATATGAAGGTTTTTTTAACAATACATATTAGAAATAATGAGTTGATAGCTGTAGGCTTTATTGATATTGTAAGAGATTTTTACCTAAAAATAGTGTTTTTTTTATTTGTTGCATTATTAATTTTATTTGGGGGATTCCAAGGCGTTAGGTCCTTCTTTGCACTATTGATAACAGCATTTTGCATTATTTATGTTTTTATTCCTTTAATATTGAAAGGACATAATTTTATTCTATCCAGTATTTTTGTAAGCTTCATTATTGTTATTACTAGTTTTATTCTCATTAGTGGATTTACTCGAAAAAGTCTAAGTGCAATCATGGGAACAATAGGGGGAACCATTACATCAGCTATTTTAGCAATATACTTTGGAAACAAGATATATCTCACAGGAATATCAGATGAAATGTTAGAGATGCTAGTTGCTTACTCGTCTTATGCAATTGATTATAGGGGACTTTTATACAGTGGGATAATTATAGGTGCTTTAGGGGCAGTTATGGATGTGAGTATGACAATTACTTCTATTATTTATGAAATAAAAAGTAAGACGCCTAATATAAGGATGAGAACCTTATTTTTTTCAGGATTATCAGTAGGTAGAGATATTATGGCTACAATGACAAATACATTAATTCTTGCCTATGTAGGAACGTCGCTACCTCTTTTATTAATTTTTATTTTTAGCGACATGAGTTTTTCTGATATTATCAATTCTCAGTATATAGCTTCAGAAATTATAAGGTCTTTATGTGGAAGTATTGGTTTAATTATGACCATCCCTATCACTTCTGTTGTAGCGGCAATTAATAGTTAG
- a CDS encoding 50S ribosomal protein L25, with translation MSTPMLKVNLREATGKNKMSKDRKQGSIPGVVYCKGQGTKLIYLNAKEMEKLLSHYGIGTKISLDFEGEKTYAIIKEIQKNTLKNNLLHVDLQTLDDNEKIKLTMPIYILNKEKVESSSEILQTQLSEVEIQTYPKYIPEKIEIDALKIKEKDHLTIADLNIATNENIEILNDRNSIIAAMVYASKMQEADETVEENSL, from the coding sequence ATGAGTACACCAATGTTAAAGGTAAACCTAAGGGAGGCTACAGGAAAAAATAAAATGTCTAAGGACAGAAAGCAAGGCAGTATTCCAGGAGTAGTATATTGTAAAGGCCAAGGAACAAAGTTAATTTATCTTAATGCAAAGGAAATGGAAAAGCTCCTATCTCATTATGGCATAGGCACAAAAATATCATTAGATTTTGAAGGAGAGAAAACCTATGCTATTATAAAAGAAATTCAAAAAAATACATTAAAAAACAACTTACTTCATGTAGATTTACAAACGTTAGATGATAACGAAAAAATTAAATTGACAATGCCTATCTATATTTTAAATAAAGAAAAGGTAGAGTCTTCGTCAGAAATTCTGCAAACGCAATTAAGTGAAGTAGAAATTCAAACCTATCCCAAATATATTCCAGAAAAGATAGAGATAGATGCATTAAAAATAAAAGAAAAAGACCATCTAACAATAGCTGATTTAAATATAGCAACAAATGAAAATATTGAAATATTAAATGATAGGAATAGTATAATAGCTGCAATGGTTTACGCTTCTAAGATGCAAGAAGCAGATGAGACAGTAGAAGAAAATTCTCTTTAA
- a CDS encoding 50S ribosomal protein L25, protein MISSISSSIRDNLGTNSNHRLRKSGYVPAVIYGKHMNTLPIEVNQKELDAFIRQGGENSLIEINIGGQSYTGYIKEIQRDPLTKKAIHLDFQQVNPDEKIHISVPVILKGRNLVEKSGVVVQQQLKEIEIECSAGNIPKKVEFDISFFKPGDVVKVADVEFGEEISIVDGVESIVASIATVERVIDDEGEAL, encoded by the coding sequence TTGATAAGTTCTATTAGCAGTAGCATTAGAGATAATCTAGGTACCAATTCCAACCATCGTTTAAGAAAATCAGGCTATGTACCAGCAGTGATTTATGGTAAACATATGAATACACTGCCTATAGAGGTAAATCAAAAAGAATTGGATGCTTTTATAAGACAAGGGGGAGAAAACTCTCTTATAGAAATAAATATAGGTGGCCAATCCTATACAGGATATATTAAAGAAATTCAAAGAGATCCTTTAACGAAGAAAGCTATACATTTAGACTTTCAGCAGGTGAACCCAGATGAAAAAATACATATTTCTGTACCAGTAATTTTAAAAGGAAGAAACCTTGTGGAGAAAAGTGGTGTTGTAGTGCAACAACAGTTGAAAGAAATAGAAATTGAATGTTCTGCGGGGAATATTCCTAAAAAAGTTGAATTCGATATTTCTTTCTTTAAGCCGGGAGATGTGGTAAAAGTAGCTGATGTGGAGTTTGGAGAAGAAATTAGCATCGTAGATGGGGTAGAGTCAATAGTGGCATCAATAGCAACCGTTGAACGAGTGATAGATGATGAGGGTGAAGCCCTTTAA
- a CDS encoding metal-sensitive transcriptional regulator → MEQNNGHEKKPTEQSLKIQKSLLDRLNRVEGQIRGIKKMIEKGTYCDDVINQIEASRSALSAIELILLEGHFKHCVVEQLKNGENEVVEEILKTIKKLIH, encoded by the coding sequence GTGGAACAAAATAACGGTCATGAAAAAAAACCTACGGAGCAGTCGTTGAAGATTCAAAAATCTTTATTAGATAGATTAAATAGAGTTGAAGGACAAATAAGAGGAATAAAAAAAATGATAGAAAAAGGCACTTACTGTGATGATGTTATTAATCAAATAGAAGCTTCTCGTTCTGCCTTAAGTGCTATAGAGTTAATTTTGTTGGAGGGCCATTTTAAACATTGTGTTGTAGAACAATTAAAAAATGGAGAGAATGAAGTAGTAGAGGAAATACTGAAAACGATTAAAAAGCTTATTCATTAA
- a CDS encoding heavy-metal-associated domain-containing protein, which yields MKKKILIEGMSCGHCVGHVEKALKEIGELIDVRVDLSDKSAIVELKEEVTDEKLKKIVEEAGYDVVTIESL from the coding sequence ATGAAAAAGAAAATCTTGATTGAAGGCATGAGCTGTGGTCATTGTGTAGGTCATGTGGAAAAGGCTTTAAAAGAAATAGGAGAACTGATAGATGTGAGGGTAGATCTATCAGATAAAAGTGCTATTGTTGAATTGAAGGAAGAAGTAACTGATGAAAAGTTAAAGAAAATTGTAGAAGAGGCAGGTTATGACGTAGTAACAATAGAAAGTTTATAA
- the mltG gene encoding endolytic transglycosylase MltG → MKKFICVLSIFIIMSFSAYYYLPSYLSTTSNIEDIKITVPSGASLNYVAELLYQEGIIKSKLWFKYRSQQEGIDRNIKPGSYTLPPNIKFEEIFSLLQRGTLEKPIIVTIPEGFTLYQIATRIEGAGLGTAEEFVEATKQYFKTKEHTFDTTEVFFEMEGYLYPDTYYFSEKQTVLEIVSILAKTMEGVFTKEYRQRTEEMGLSLHEVLTIASLIEREASHDGERAAISGVIYNRLKKNMLLQIDATVIYGIGKGKEHINRVLFAHLEDASPFNTYKAQGLPPGPIAAPSKASIHAALYPEDHDYLYYVLGEGGHVFSKTYREHEINVANYRKMVNQN, encoded by the coding sequence TTGAAAAAATTTATTTGTGTTTTATCTATCTTTATTATCATGTCCTTTAGTGCTTACTATTATCTACCCTCCTACTTATCAACAACATCTAATATTGAAGACATAAAAATTACTGTTCCTAGTGGAGCTTCTTTAAATTATGTTGCAGAACTTCTGTATCAAGAAGGAATCATTAAAAGTAAATTATGGTTTAAATATCGATCACAACAGGAAGGAATTGATAGAAATATCAAACCTGGTAGTTATACTTTGCCTCCTAACATTAAATTTGAAGAAATCTTCTCTTTATTACAAAGAGGTACGTTAGAAAAACCTATCATCGTTACAATACCAGAAGGATTTACCCTCTATCAGATAGCTACTAGAATTGAAGGGGCTGGGTTGGGTACGGCAGAAGAATTTGTAGAAGCTACAAAACAGTATTTTAAAACAAAGGAGCATACCTTTGATACAACAGAAGTCTTTTTTGAGATGGAGGGCTATTTATATCCTGATACCTATTATTTCAGTGAAAAACAGACTGTTTTAGAAATTGTCAGTATTTTAGCAAAAACAATGGAGGGTGTCTTCACAAAAGAGTACCGGCAGCGAACTGAAGAAATGGGCTTATCATTGCATGAGGTGCTAACGATTGCTTCTTTAATTGAAAGGGAAGCTTCTCATGATGGAGAAAGAGCTGCAATTAGTGGTGTTATTTATAATAGATTAAAGAAAAATATGCTGCTACAAATTGATGCTACTGTGATCTATGGTATTGGTAAAGGCAAGGAACATATTAATCGTGTGCTTTTTGCTCACTTAGAGGATGCTTCTCCCTTCAATACCTATAAGGCACAGGGCCTCCCTCCAGGACCTATCGCTGCACCATCTAAGGCATCTATACATGCAGCTTTATATCCTGAAGACCATGATTATCTTTACTATGTTTTAGGCGAAGGTGGACATGTTTTCAGTAAAACTTATAGAGAACATGAAATTAATGTTGCAAACTATCGCAAAATGGTAAATCAAAATTAA
- a CDS encoding ThiF family adenylyltransferase, with translation MEERYIKQINFQGIGVEGQDLLKKSKVLVVGCGALGTVVVNNLARIGVGYLRIVDRDFVELSNLHRQILFDEEDVKESIPKAEAAARKLKKINSAIEIDSIIKDVNSVTIEKLAENMDIILDCTDNFKTRYLINDLAFSKKIPWIYGGAIGSTGTMKTFLPGEGPCLRCMMETPPPIGSTPTCDTAGVINTITGIIAMFQTNEAIKYLTNHKEEIDRNLLFIDLWENSIEKIELVKKEECPCCGKQEYNYLENKTPEAVHICGNNSVQVDFQNTPIKLNSLYERLKAAELDVKLTPFLLNLKVEGYDMKIFDDGRAIIKNAKTIEEAKSIYAKYIGY, from the coding sequence ATGGAAGAAAGATATATTAAGCAAATAAATTTTCAAGGGATAGGTGTAGAAGGTCAAGACCTATTAAAGAAATCAAAGGTATTGGTGGTAGGTTGCGGAGCATTAGGAACTGTAGTAGTGAATAACCTGGCTAGAATAGGCGTGGGCTATCTACGAATCGTGGATAGAGATTTTGTAGAACTTAGCAATCTGCATAGACAAATTTTATTTGATGAAGAGGATGTTAAAGAAAGTATACCAAAGGCAGAGGCAGCCGCAAGAAAGTTAAAGAAAATTAATTCTGCTATAGAAATTGATAGTATCATTAAAGATGTTAACAGTGTCACTATTGAAAAACTAGCGGAGAACATGGATATTATTTTAGATTGTACAGATAATTTTAAAACAAGATATTTAATTAATGACCTTGCTTTTTCTAAGAAGATTCCATGGATCTATGGAGGTGCTATAGGAAGCACAGGTACAATGAAAACTTTTCTTCCGGGAGAAGGGCCTTGTTTAAGATGTATGATGGAAACCCCTCCACCCATAGGAAGTACACCTACCTGTGATACTGCAGGGGTAATCAATACCATAACAGGAATTATAGCTATGTTCCAAACCAACGAAGCAATAAAATATTTGACCAATCACAAAGAAGAAATTGATAGAAATTTATTGTTTATTGATCTGTGGGAAAATAGCATAGAAAAAATTGAGCTAGTAAAAAAAGAGGAATGTCCTTGTTGTGGTAAACAAGAATACAATTACTTAGAAAATAAAACCCCAGAAGCAGTACATATTTGTGGAAATAATAGTGTGCAGGTAGACTTTCAAAATACACCTATAAAATTAAATAGCTTGTATGAACGGTTAAAAGCAGCAGAATTAGATGTTAAATTGACACCTTTTTTATTAAATTTGAAGGTAGAGGGCTATGATATGAAAATTTTTGACGATGGTAGAGCTATTATTAAAAATGCTAAAACCATTGAAGAAGCTAAAAGTATTTATGCTAAATATATAGGATATTAA
- a CDS encoding TVP38/TMEM64 family protein, with amino-acid sequence MRKKKVLIAASAITILIIILVLLLNKDRLMGLNSQWDIEKFQRMVESFGAWGILIFIGVTSIRPFLFFPNVFIFIVGGLVYGTILGSIATLIGVMISFSLCYWLGGRFHHVFIRFVGKKYMIKLQSLKEQETVRALFVMRVTPAFPIDAISYGAGLAGVPYNRFFLGSLLGIAPKIVLYTFLGDNINNIFSMQTATVYILLILLAIIPTWIQKRKNKIEDQ; translated from the coding sequence ATGAGAAAGAAAAAAGTACTGATCGCCGCCAGTGCTATAACTATCCTTATCATTATTTTAGTTTTACTTCTCAATAAAGATAGGCTTATGGGCTTAAATTCACAATGGGATATTGAAAAATTTCAGAGGATGGTGGAGAGCTTTGGGGCTTGGGGGATACTAATTTTTATAGGAGTTACTTCTATAAGACCCTTCCTATTCTTTCCTAATGTTTTTATATTTATTGTAGGGGGACTTGTTTATGGTACAATTTTAGGAAGCATAGCTACACTCATTGGTGTGATGATATCTTTTTCCCTTTGCTATTGGCTTGGTGGTAGGTTTCATCATGTTTTCATAAGGTTTGTAGGCAAAAAATACATGATTAAATTACAAAGTTTAAAGGAGCAAGAAACAGTGAGAGCTTTATTTGTCATGCGGGTTACTCCAGCCTTTCCTATTGACGCTATAAGTTATGGTGCGGGATTAGCAGGAGTACCCTATAACAGATTTTTTTTAGGAAGTCTGCTGGGGATAGCTCCTAAAATTGTTTTATATACTTTTCTAGGGGATAATATCAACAATATATTTTCTATGCAGACGGCAACAGTATATATCTTATTGATTTTATTGGCAATTATACCAACCTGGATACAGAAAAGAAAAAATAAAATTGAAGACCAGTGA
- a CDS encoding sirohydrochlorin chelatase, with translation MEKGLFVLAHGSKAKEADETLMEIMEMVKARDPKEFSLVGFGSLQFSTPSFEEGIQDLIERGAKEIVIVPMFLFKGNHIQMDIPEELEALEKKYPDVTFIIGKHIGADKRIAEIIEERGKEALSATL, from the coding sequence TTGGAAAAAGGATTATTTGTGCTAGCACATGGTAGTAAAGCGAAGGAAGCAGATGAAACATTGATGGAAATTATGGAGATGGTAAAAGCAAGGGATCCCAAGGAGTTTTCTTTGGTAGGCTTTGGTTCTTTACAGTTTTCAACGCCAAGCTTTGAGGAAGGTATCCAAGACCTAATAGAAAGAGGAGCAAAGGAAATCGTTATTGTGCCTATGTTTCTTTTTAAGGGAAATCATATTCAAATGGATATACCAGAGGAACTAGAAGCGCTAGAAAAAAAATATCCTGATGTTACTTTTATTATAGGAAAGCATATAGGAGCTGACAAGAGAATTGCAGAAATTATTGAAGAAAGAGGAAAAGAAGCACTTAGTGCTACACTTTAG